In one Hymenobacter sp. DG25B genomic region, the following are encoded:
- a CDS encoding DUF262 domain-containing protein, which produces MSKPTKSLADRLFPVEDDDISSEILDIKPEQRRLNTETYDFTISTIHNYLKNKSMVIPEFQRAFVWNRAQASRLIESLIIQCPIPVIYLSQGSDETLSVIDGNQRLTSIKLYLEDEFALQGLTAYPELEGNKFSDLDSRFQKHILNRTLRCIVILKTTHPQIKFDVFERLNTGSVKLNPQELRHGIYYGPLIEAIEKLAQDRVWIDLTSMHKDKRMRSEELILRFFALYENFQEYKKPFVTYLNQFCETHRNTSKEQLSNWKGVFEQSIDSINKIYGDIAFKVYDADIKAKKTFNAALFDAQMVSFARLTNKERLALVTKKEQVITATTKLLSDEKFISSVIAHTSDEGFVKYRINRFSDTIKSLLK; this is translated from the coding sequence ATGAGCAAACCCACAAAATCTCTTGCAGACCGTCTGTTCCCAGTTGAAGATGATGATATAAGCTCAGAAATCCTTGATATAAAGCCTGAGCAACGTCGATTAAATACCGAAACTTATGATTTTACAATATCAACTATTCATAATTATTTAAAAAACAAAAGCATGGTGATACCTGAGTTCCAAAGGGCTTTTGTATGGAACAGAGCACAAGCTTCAAGACTTATTGAATCCCTGATTATACAATGCCCCATTCCTGTAATATACCTAAGCCAAGGATCCGATGAAACACTAAGTGTTATAGATGGAAACCAACGCTTAACTAGTATAAAGCTTTATTTAGAAGATGAGTTTGCCCTACAAGGGCTAACTGCATATCCCGAACTTGAAGGAAATAAGTTCAGTGATTTAGATTCTAGATTTCAAAAACATATATTAAACAGAACATTAAGATGTATTGTTATATTAAAAACTACGCATCCTCAAATTAAATTTGATGTATTTGAACGACTAAACACGGGGTCAGTAAAGTTAAATCCTCAAGAATTAAGACACGGCATTTACTATGGCCCACTAATAGAAGCAATTGAAAAATTAGCTCAAGACAGAGTTTGGATTGACCTAACATCAATGCATAAAGACAAACGCATGAGAAGCGAAGAACTTATCTTGAGGTTTTTCGCTCTGTATGAAAATTTTCAAGAGTACAAGAAACCGTTTGTAACATACTTAAATCAATTTTGTGAAACCCACCGCAATACAAGCAAAGAGCAATTATCCAATTGGAAGGGAGTATTTGAGCAAAGCATAGATTCTATTAATAAAATCTACGGAGACATTGCTTTCAAAGTATATGATGCTGATATAAAAGCTAAAAAAACCTTTAATGCCGCTCTCTTTGATGCACAAATGGTTTCATTTGCTCGATTGACAAATAAAGAGCGACTAGCTTTAGTCACTAAAAAAGAGCAAGTTATTACCGCAACCACTAAACTTTTATCTGACGAAAAATTTATTTCTAGCGTTATTGCCCATACAAGTGATGAGGGATTTGTAAAATATAGAATTAATAGATTTTCTGACACTATAAAATCTTTATTAAAATAA
- a CDS encoding DUF808 domain-containing protein: MASGFFALLDDISALVKVSAASLDDVPAQVAKTTGKVSGIVIDDTAVTPKYVVGLDPSRELSIIYQIAKKSLINKLLILSPAALVLGYFAPWAITPILMLGGAYLCFEGYEKVHSMFSKHHEVDVESEQVERITPEELEKERVAGAVRTDIILSAEIMAIAYSQVTEQPIVNQIVVMAAVAVFITVAVYGFVGLIVKADDVGVHMAQDKYHPATQKLGRGIVKFMPHFLNILSYVGTAAMLWVGAEIIAHGIPFTAHLLHELEVALAHLPAVAWLAKALSCAIGGLLIGFVVEKIVLLGKKVFRKGE, encoded by the coding sequence ATGGCTTCAGGCTTTTTTGCGCTACTGGATGATATTTCCGCGTTGGTAAAAGTGAGTGCAGCCAGTCTGGATGACGTGCCCGCCCAGGTAGCCAAAACCACCGGCAAAGTTTCGGGCATCGTCATCGATGATACGGCGGTTACGCCCAAATATGTGGTGGGCCTCGACCCCTCCCGGGAGCTTTCTATTATTTATCAGATAGCCAAAAAGTCCCTGATCAATAAGTTATTGATTCTGAGCCCGGCGGCTTTGGTACTGGGGTATTTTGCTCCCTGGGCCATTACGCCCATTCTAATGCTGGGCGGGGCTTATTTATGCTTCGAAGGGTATGAAAAGGTGCACTCCATGTTCAGCAAGCACCACGAGGTGGACGTGGAAAGCGAGCAGGTAGAGAGAATTACGCCGGAGGAGCTGGAAAAGGAACGGGTGGCGGGGGCCGTGCGCACCGATATTATCCTGTCGGCCGAAATTATGGCCATTGCTTACAGCCAGGTAACTGAGCAGCCGATAGTAAACCAGATTGTGGTTATGGCGGCCGTGGCCGTTTTTATTACCGTGGCCGTGTATGGCTTTGTGGGCCTGATTGTGAAAGCCGACGATGTGGGGGTACACATGGCCCAGGATAAATACCACCCCGCTACGCAAAAACTGGGGCGCGGCATCGTAAAATTCATGCCGCACTTCCTGAACATCTTAAGCTATGTGGGTACGGCCGCCATGCTCTGGGTGGGCGCCGAAATCATAGCCCACGGCATTCCCTTTACCGCTCATTTACTGCACGAGCTGGAAGTGGCTTTAGCCCACCTACCGGCGGTGGCCTGGCTGGCCAAAGCGCTGTCCTGTGCTATTGGCGGCTTACTGATTGGTTTCGTGGTTGAGAAAATAGTGCTGCTGGGGAAGAAGGTATTTCGGAAGGGAGAATAA